The following proteins are co-located in the Coregonus clupeaformis isolate EN_2021a unplaced genomic scaffold, ASM2061545v1 scaf0617, whole genome shotgun sequence genome:
- the LOC123485224 gene encoding uncharacterized protein LOC123485224, translating to MIRHWAIFLFYANSVCALTKDIVQPNPVMATHRGASVNIPCFWPTDVNTNVAWFKQTFGQKPLLMTSTLSSGQYFYFNNFTKDFTETKHLSVKRGVDSFNLTISKTEPGDSATYYCGAMKVGKVKFGEGTVLIVKGSESKSMYVLQQPVSESVQPGDSVTLNCTIHTETCAGEHSVYWFRHGSGESRPGIIYTNGDRSDQCENSPEAGSPTQSCVYNLPKRNLSLSDAGTYYCAVASCGEILFGNGTNLDIDHGCKEDHVLLVYCLGVVLALCVILIIVLGCVLYKMTKKTSLLCRGTHAQSSGPAVPGSHNQDKEDDDTLTSVHYAALNVINKKPKTQRQRSAMERDTVYSGVRCQNMD from the exons ATGATCAGACATTGGGCAATCTTTTTGTTTTATGCCAACTCCG TTTGTGCATTAACCAAGGACATTGTTCAACCAAACCCAGTGATGGCTACTCACCGGGGAGCTAGTGTGAACATCCCTTGCTTTTGGCCAACTGATGTGAATACCAATGTTGCTTGGTTCAAGCAGACTTTTGGACAGAAACCCCTTCTCATGACATCGACACTTTCCAGTggacaatatttttatttcaaCAACTTTACCAAGGATTTCACTGAGACTAAACATCTGagtgtgaagagaggagttgacaGCTTTAACTTGACCATCTCCAAGACAGAGCCAGGGGACTCTGCTACTTACTACTGTGGTGCTATGAAAGTGGGCAAAGTCAAATTTGGAGAAGGAACTGTTTTGATTGTCAAAG GTTCAGAGTCCAAAAGCATGTATGTGCTACAGCAGCCTGTGTCTGAGTCAGTCCAGCCAGGTGACTCTGTGACTCTGAACTGTAcaatacacactgagacctgtgCAGGAGAACACAGTGTCTATTGGTTCAGACATGGCTCAGGAGAATCCCGTCCAGGAATCATTTACACCAATGGAGACAGGAGTGATCAATGTGAGAACAGCCCTGAGGCTGGGTCTCCTACACAGAGCTGTGTCTACAACCTCCCCAAGAGgaacctcagcctctctgatgctgggacttactactgtgctgtggcctcatGTGGGGAGATACTGTTTGGGAATGGGACCAATCTGGACATTGACC ATGGTTGTAAGGAGGACCATGTTCTCTTGGTGTACTGTCTGGGTGTAGTGTTGGCTCTTTGTGTCATCCTCATCATTGTCcttggttgtgttttgtataAGATGACCAAGAAAACCTCTCTGCTGTGTAGAG GAACGCACGCTCAGTCAAGTGGTCCGGCAGTCCCCGGTTCTCACAATCAG GATAAAGAAGATGATGACACACTCACGTCGGTCCATTACGCTGCTCTGAATGTCATCAACAAGAAGCCAAAGACCCAGAGACAGAGGAGCGCCATGGAGAGAGACACTGTGTATTCTGGGGTGAGGTGCCAAAACATGGACTGA